The DNA window ACATCTCCTCAAGTTACTTTTGCTTTTCCTCTAGAGACTACACGGTGAAATTAATGAGATCAGTGGCATGTCATGTTTCTTCCATGTCTCGTGTCCGCGTTAGTCCCGTGTTCACAGCAGTAACGCTGATTTGAACCAGGATTCTCGTGCATTACTCAAACCAATGCACACAGTGTCGCTGTTTTCTCAGAAACGAGCTGTACACGTATTTCCCTCTggtctccatctctctcactgGGAGGAGGCTTGTCTTCTTTGTTGGCGACGGTCTGTGGACGTTTCTTTATGAATCTGCGGCTAAAAGCTGTAACCTTGTAAATCCGTCTCTGGATTTTAGTTTTTTGAGCTGGTCTCACTCCTCCTTTGCTGCATGTTCCTTGGTGAATTGAGCTCGTAAAGGATTTAAAGAACAATGGATGCTCGCGGGAGAAGTGGCCTGGTGAAAAGGTACGTTTTCAGCGTCATTCTCTTCTCCGTCTTTAACACAGCGTCCGCTGTGACTCATTACTCTATTCCTGAAGAAATGGAGGAAGGGTCAGTGGTAGCGAATTTAGCTACGGATCTGGGGCTGGACGTGAAAACACTGAGCAAACGGAGGATACGCCTGGACGCACTGTCCAACAAGAAATATTTGGACATTAACAAAGAGACAGGGGAGCTGTTTATAGCGGAGAGAATCGATAGAGAACATGTTTGCACCACGAAATCAGCATCGACGTGTATTATGAAACTGGATGCCACCATTGATAACCCAGTGCGGATGTTTAATATCGAGGTAGAGATCGTAGATATTAACGACAACGCTCCTCATTTCAGGAGAGACACGATGCACTTGGACATATCCGAATCAACGCCAGCTGGAGAACGGTTCTCGCTGAACAACGCGCTGGACCCGGATATAGGGAGCAATTCAATAAAGACGTATTACTTAAGTGAAAGCCCCCACTTTAGTATTGAGATTCAGACCGGTCGAGACGGGTCTAAATTCGCTGATCTGATTCTGAAGAAGGCTCTGGACCGAGAGGAGCAGGCTGTTCATAATTTAATCCTCACTGCTGTAGACGGCGGAGTCCCCGCGCGCTCTGGTACAGCCAGCATCATTGTGCGCGTTCTGGACACCAACGATAACTCCCCCCAGTTTGAGGAAGACAGCTACACCATCAACTTAACGGAGAACTCTCCAATAGGAAGTCTGGTAGTTAAACTCAACGCCACAGACGCGGATGAGGGAAGCAACTCGGAAATGACGTATTCGTACAGTTTATACACATCCGAGAAAAGCCAGGACACTTTCAGCTTGAACCCAAACACCGGGGAGATCCGAGTGAAGGAGATGATCAACTACGAGGACTTCAGGATTTATGACATGGAAATAGTGGCCGCAGACAAAGGAGCGAATTCATTGTCGGGAAAGTGCAAAGTCCGAGTTTTAATCACAGACATGAACGACAACCACCCCGAGATCTCCATCAAGTCCTTCACTAGTCCAGTGAAAGAGGACGTGGCCGTGGGGTCAGTGATTGCAGTGGTCAGTGTCAGTGATAAAGACTCAGGAGAGAATGGGGAGATTGATCTTCATATTTCTGATCAGTTGCCCTTTTCCCTGAAGGAATCCTCTGATAATTATTATGAGCTGGTGGTGTCAGAGCCGTTGGACCGGGAGAGGGTCCCGGAGTACGACATCACCTTCACCATCACGGACAGAGGAAGCCCCCCGTTATCTGACAACGAGACCATGACTTTAGAGCTGCTGGACGTCAACGACAACGTCCCCCGGTTCCCGCAGTCCTCCTACGTCATCCGGGTGAAGGAGAACAACGGCCCCGGAGATCTACTGGGCTCCCTCACCGCCCACGACCCCGACCTCCATGAGAACCAGTACCTGGTGTACTTCATCCTGGAGAAGGAGATCGTCAACACCTCCATGTCCATGCTGTTCTCCATCAATCCAGAG is part of the Hoplias malabaricus isolate fHopMal1 chromosome 4, fHopMal1.hap1, whole genome shotgun sequence genome and encodes:
- the LOC136694958 gene encoding protocadherin alpha-C2-like; its protein translation is MDARGRSGLVKRRDTMHLDISESTPAGERFSLNNALDPDIGSNSIKTYYLSESPHFSIEIQTGRDGSKFADLILKKALDREEQAVHNLILTAVDGGVPARSGTASIIVRVLDTNDNSPQFEEDSYTINLTENSPIGSLVVKLNATDADEGSNSEMTYSYSLYTSEKSQDTFSLNPNTGEIRVKEMINYEDFRIYDMEIVAADKGANSLSGKCKVRVLITDMNDNHPEISIKSFTSPVKEDVAVGSVIAVVSVSDKDSGENGEIDLHISDQLPFSLKESSDNYYELVVSEPLDRERVPEYDITFTITDRGSPPLSDNETMTLELLDVNDNVPRFPQSSYVIRVKENNGPGDLLGSLTAHDPDLHENQYLVYFILEKEIVNTSMSMLFSINPENGNLYALKTFDYEMEKEFLFHVEARDSGVPPLSSNVSVHIVIMDQNDNTPLIVSPWRAHGSVVEERIARSTDKGTLISKVIALDADSVHNSRVTYQFLQNTDATLFSLDQYNGEIRTMRMFSYRDSRHQRLVVIAKDNGEPSLSATVTIKLSTVETALKTYADMTEVPLEYDIFSDLNLYLVIGLGSVSFLLLITILVTIVLKCQKAKPSKAAPPCRNSVISERNSTIADSTLVSNDAYWYSLFLAETRKGKLVVRQPVPKGARYVVSSIPRGTGLTETSDSAASTLQTS